In Harmonia axyridis chromosome X, icHarAxyr1.1, whole genome shotgun sequence, a single window of DNA contains:
- the LOC123686097 gene encoding uncharacterized protein LOC123686097: MGVINFCVIFGVFILNGSSSASIWKEVEKTAGKNLVALNNMRGSSGLQNIEPVLTSAKIKNPRKYTDGLLKPILGLKDENSSQNLIGKGNHFLSKMDNMKNCIGFGLPIVIPVYVPAATTTTTTTTSGTPDARS; encoded by the exons ATGGGTGTCAtcaatttttgtgttatttttgGGGTGTTCATTCTG AATGGAAGTTCATCTGCCAGTATTTGGAAGGAGGTAGAAAAAACAGCAGGAAAAAATTTGGTTGCATTAAATAATATGAGAGGTTCTTCAGGATTGCAAAATATTGAGCCAGTCCTAACTTCGGCAAAGATAAAAAACCCTAGAAAATATACTGATGGACTATTGAAACCCATTTTAGGATTGAAAGATGAAAACAGCTCCCAAAATTTGATAGGAAAAGGAAACCACTTCCTTTCTAAAATGGATAATATGAAAAACTGTATTGGTTTTGGTTTGCCGATAGTTATAC CTGTTTATGTGCCTGCTGCAACCACAACAACTACAACCACAACCAGTGGCACACCGGATGCTAGAtcatga